A single Schistocerca piceifrons isolate TAMUIC-IGC-003096 chromosome 6, iqSchPice1.1, whole genome shotgun sequence DNA region contains:
- the LOC124803274 gene encoding C-terminal-binding protein-like: MRPGAFLVNTARGGLVDDDALVTALKQGRIRAAALDVHENEPYNVFQGPLKDAPNLLCTPHAAFYLDASCTELREMAASEIRRAIVGRIPDCLRNCVNKEYFLGGTAAAAAGYADGMNGGYYTGALPVQQAHSTTPHDQVPHSVAAGAGGGAAGEGAGAVPGLPHSIPLSTPDPSNHHSQKPEPSEVH, translated from the coding sequence ATGAGGCCAGGGGCTTTCCTGGTGAACACAGCACGTGGTGGCCTCGTGGATGATGATGCCTTGGTTACAGCACTAAAGCAAGGTCGCATACGTGCTGCAGCACTTGATGTTCATGAGAATGAACCATATAATGTATTCCAAGGTCCACTGAAAGACGCGCCGAACTTGCTGTGTACACCTCATGCAGCGTTCTACTTGGATGCGTCGTGCACAGAACTGCGCGAGATGGCAGCCAGTGAAATAAGGCGGGCTATCGTTGGACGTATTCCTGACTGCCTACGCAATTGTGTGAATAAAGAATACTTTCTGGGAGGGACAGCTGCCGCTGCCGCAGGTTACGCAGATGGCATGAATGGTGGTTATTACACTGGAGCACTGCCTGTGCAGCAGGCACACTCAACAACACCACACGACCAGGTGCCACACTCAGTAGCAGCTGGTGCTGGTGGCGGCGCGGCAGGTGAAGGAGCAGGCGCTGTCCCTGGCCTTCCTCACAGTATACCTCTGAGTACACCAGACCCATCCAATCACCATTCGCAGAAGCCAGAGCCGTCAGAAGTGCATTAA